Proteins encoded within one genomic window of Mycolicibacterium monacense:
- a CDS encoding alpha/beta fold hydrolase has product MAEYESVWSDLQGVAFSQGYLDAGGVRTRYLHAGETSKPALVFLHGSGGHAEAYVRNLEAHAEHFSTWSIDMLGHGYTDKPGHPLEVRHYVDHLRAFLDAIGAEKAHISGESLGGWVAARLAADHGDRVMRLVLNTAGGSQADPEVMKRIVTLSMAAAEDPSWETVQARIKWLMADKSKAYDDIVASRQRVYRQPGFVTAMRDIMALQDPEIRARNLLGPEQYGAISAPTLVVWTSDDPTADVEEGRRIASMIPGARFEVMPGCGHWPQYEDPKTFNRLHVDFLLGR; this is encoded by the coding sequence GTGGCCGAGTACGAAAGCGTCTGGAGCGACCTGCAGGGCGTCGCGTTCTCGCAGGGTTATCTCGACGCCGGCGGGGTGCGCACGCGCTACCTGCACGCCGGCGAGACCAGCAAGCCGGCGCTGGTGTTCCTGCACGGTTCCGGCGGCCACGCCGAGGCCTATGTCCGCAACCTCGAGGCGCACGCCGAGCACTTCTCGACGTGGTCGATCGACATGCTGGGGCACGGGTACACCGACAAACCCGGCCATCCTCTCGAGGTCCGTCACTACGTCGACCATCTGCGCGCGTTCCTCGATGCCATCGGCGCCGAGAAGGCCCACATCAGTGGCGAATCGCTCGGCGGGTGGGTGGCGGCCCGGCTGGCCGCCGACCACGGGGACCGGGTGATGCGGTTGGTGCTCAACACCGCCGGTGGTTCGCAGGCCGATCCCGAGGTGATGAAGCGCATCGTCACGCTGTCCATGGCGGCCGCCGAGGATCCCAGCTGGGAGACGGTCCAGGCCCGCATCAAGTGGCTGATGGCCGACAAGAGCAAGGCGTACGACGACATCGTCGCCAGCCGCCAACGCGTCTACCGCCAACCGGGATTCGTGACGGCGATGCGCGACATCATGGCGCTGCAGGATCCGGAGATCCGCGCCCGCAACCTGCTCGGCCCCGAGCAGTACGGCGCGATCAGCGCGCCGACGCTGGTCGTGTGGACCAGTGACGATCCGACCGCCGACGTGGAGGAGGGCCGGCGGATCGCGTCGATGATCCCCGGCGCACGGTTCGAGGTGATGCCCGGCTGCGGGCACTGGCCGCAGTACGAAGACCCCAAGACCTTCAACCGGTTACACGTCGACTTCCTGCTGGGACGCTGA
- a CDS encoding FAD-dependent oxidoreductase — MSAWDHETDVVVLGSGGAGLAAALTAAVHGAAVEVYEKAPTVGGTTAVSGGIVWIPSHDRAADELTVEDALAYLRAQSLGVMDDDLVETFVRTGPQMLEFVEAHSGLRFSVAEGFPDYKPELPGGRPGGGRSLSAAPFDLARLGPWRDRITSFPADFSNVGIDAETRARIHASVDETLEDPCVAGTALIAGLLKGLLDAGVTPQTESRAVELIATDGRIVGVRIQQRDREIRVHARRAVILGTGGFEWDRALVEAFLRGPMRGPVSPPNNTGDGLRMAMAHGADLANMGEAWWVPIVQIPGDTIDGHPRSRSVRLERTRPRSIIVNRAGKRFVNEAGEYNSMAGAFQYLDPKHGYVNDPAWIVFDSLHLKKYGFLAVEPDGPAPDWYSKSGDLGELGEKTGIDADGLARTLADWNHHVAEERDPDFGRGASAYDGYWGDPQAPTPALQTLGPIDTPPYYAVPVGIGAMGTKGGPRTDRDGRVLHVSGAQIPGLFAAGNAMAGATGKAYGGAGGTLGPAMVFGYRAGRAASGAS; from the coding sequence GTGAGCGCTTGGGACCATGAGACCGATGTCGTCGTGCTGGGCAGCGGCGGCGCCGGACTGGCCGCGGCTCTGACCGCCGCCGTACACGGCGCCGCGGTCGAGGTGTACGAGAAGGCTCCGACGGTCGGCGGGACCACGGCGGTCTCCGGCGGGATCGTGTGGATTCCGTCGCACGACAGGGCCGCCGACGAGTTGACCGTCGAGGACGCGCTGGCCTACCTGCGCGCACAGTCACTGGGGGTGATGGACGACGACCTGGTGGAGACGTTCGTGCGCACCGGGCCGCAGATGCTCGAGTTCGTCGAGGCACACAGCGGCCTGCGCTTCTCGGTGGCCGAAGGCTTCCCGGACTACAAACCCGAACTGCCGGGCGGACGCCCCGGCGGCGGCCGCTCACTGTCGGCGGCGCCCTTCGACCTCGCGCGCCTGGGTCCGTGGCGGGACCGGATCACCTCGTTCCCCGCGGATTTCAGCAACGTGGGGATCGACGCCGAGACCCGCGCCCGCATCCACGCCTCGGTGGACGAGACGCTCGAGGATCCCTGCGTCGCCGGGACGGCGCTGATCGCCGGCCTGCTCAAGGGTCTGCTCGACGCCGGCGTCACGCCGCAGACCGAATCCCGCGCCGTCGAGTTGATCGCCACCGACGGGCGCATCGTGGGTGTGCGAATCCAGCAGCGCGACAGAGAGATCCGCGTACATGCCCGACGCGCGGTCATCCTCGGCACGGGCGGGTTCGAATGGGACCGCGCACTGGTCGAGGCGTTCCTGCGTGGGCCGATGCGCGGTCCGGTCTCCCCACCGAACAACACCGGCGACGGTCTGCGGATGGCGATGGCGCACGGCGCCGATCTGGCCAACATGGGCGAGGCGTGGTGGGTGCCGATCGTGCAGATCCCCGGCGACACCATCGACGGACACCCCCGCAGTCGCAGCGTCCGGCTGGAGCGCACCCGGCCGCGCAGCATCATCGTCAACCGGGCCGGTAAGCGGTTCGTCAACGAGGCCGGTGAGTACAACTCGATGGCCGGGGCGTTCCAGTACCTCGACCCCAAACACGGCTACGTCAACGATCCGGCCTGGATCGTGTTCGACTCGCTGCACCTCAAGAAGTACGGATTCCTCGCGGTGGAACCCGATGGCCCCGCCCCGGACTGGTATTCGAAATCGGGCGACCTCGGCGAACTCGGCGAGAAGACCGGGATCGACGCCGACGGTCTGGCCCGCACGCTGGCCGACTGGAACCATCACGTCGCCGAGGAGCGCGACCCCGACTTCGGCAGGGGCGCAAGCGCTTACGACGGCTACTGGGGCGACCCGCAGGCGCCCACGCCTGCGTTGCAGACCCTGGGGCCGATCGACACGCCGCCGTACTACGCCGTGCCGGTGGGCATCGGTGCGATGGGCACCAAGGGCGGCCCCCGCACCGACCGCGACGGCCGGGTGCTGCACGTCAGCGGTGCGCAGATCCCGGGGCTGTTCGCGGCGGGCAACGCCATGGCCGGCGCGACGGGTAAGGCCTACGGCGGTGCCGGCGGAACGCTGGGTCCGGCAATGGTTTTCGGTTACCGCGCCGGCCGGGCGGCCTCCGGGGCATCCTGA
- a CDS encoding TetR/AcrR family transcriptional regulator translates to MPPVHDRPAVRRSAAQIRVLDAALDLIAENGVSGTSLQMIADRIGVTKAAVYHQFKTKEEIVIALTERELAGLEDALAAAEAEENRSRAREVLLTRVVDLAINRRRVASVLQFDPVIVRLLAEHEPFQRFIERLYSAMLGNETGTRARVHAAMLSGVISVAVMHPLVVDIDDDTLRDEVLQTMRRIVDLPG, encoded by the coding sequence GTGCCGCCCGTACACGACCGCCCGGCGGTCCGACGCAGCGCCGCGCAGATCCGGGTGCTGGACGCCGCGCTGGATCTGATCGCCGAGAACGGGGTCAGCGGCACGTCGCTGCAGATGATCGCCGACCGCATCGGCGTCACCAAGGCCGCGGTGTACCACCAGTTCAAGACGAAGGAAGAGATCGTCATCGCGCTCACCGAGCGGGAGCTCGCGGGGCTCGAGGATGCGCTGGCGGCCGCCGAAGCCGAGGAGAACCGGTCACGTGCGCGTGAGGTGCTGCTCACCCGGGTGGTGGACCTGGCCATCAACCGGCGCCGGGTGGCCAGCGTGCTCCAGTTCGATCCCGTCATCGTGCGGTTGCTCGCGGAGCACGAACCGTTTCAGCGGTTCATCGAACGCCTCTACAGCGCGATGCTGGGCAACGAGACGGGTACCAGGGCCCGTGTCCATGCCGCGATGCTCTCCGGCGTCATCAGCGTGGCGGTCATGCATCCGTTGGTCGTCGACATCGACGATGACACGTTGCGCGACGAAGTGCTGCAGACGATGCGGCGAATCGTCGACCTGCCGGGGTGA
- a CDS encoding 3-carboxyethylcatechol 2,3-dioxygenase, which produces MAQIALCCTSHSPLLNLPGPSRELLDDIGSALAVARDFVTEFDPDLVVTFSPDHYNGFFYKVMPPFCVGTSAQGVGDYGTHAGPLDVPEDLANELATAVLEAGVDVAISASMDVDHGTVQPLQNLFGDAMARPVIPVFINSVATPLGPLRRTRALGTAIGRYLATLDKRVLVIGSGGLSHDPPVPTLATAPPAALDRIVHGAPMSTEQRMARQSAVIDAAHAFAHGESPLQPLNPAWDATFLEILDEGWLSDLDGWSNAFIAREGGNSAHEIRTWVAAFAALAAGGDYRTGLRFYRAAPELIAGFAIRTAVLA; this is translated from the coding sequence ATGGCGCAGATCGCCCTGTGCTGCACGTCGCACAGTCCGCTACTGAACCTTCCGGGACCGTCGCGGGAACTCCTTGACGACATCGGGTCGGCGCTGGCCGTCGCCCGTGATTTCGTCACCGAGTTCGACCCGGACCTGGTGGTCACCTTCTCACCGGACCACTACAACGGGTTCTTCTACAAGGTCATGCCCCCGTTCTGCGTCGGCACCTCCGCGCAGGGCGTCGGGGACTACGGCACCCACGCCGGACCGCTCGACGTGCCGGAGGACCTCGCGAACGAGCTGGCCACCGCCGTACTGGAAGCCGGTGTGGACGTGGCGATCTCGGCGAGTATGGACGTCGACCACGGCACCGTGCAGCCGCTGCAGAATCTGTTCGGCGATGCGATGGCCCGTCCCGTCATCCCGGTGTTCATCAACTCCGTCGCCACCCCGCTGGGCCCGCTGCGGCGCACCCGTGCGCTGGGTACGGCGATCGGACGGTACCTCGCGACCCTCGACAAGCGTGTCCTGGTGATCGGTTCGGGTGGGTTGTCCCACGACCCGCCGGTGCCCACCCTGGCGACCGCCCCGCCGGCGGCGCTCGACCGCATCGTGCACGGCGCACCGATGAGCACCGAACAGCGGATGGCCCGGCAGTCCGCGGTGATCGACGCGGCGCACGCGTTCGCGCACGGGGAAAGCCCCCTGCAGCCGCTCAATCCGGCGTGGGATGCGACGTTCCTGGAGATCCTCGACGAGGGCTGGCTCTCGGATCTCGACGGCTGGTCCAACGCGTTCATCGCCCGCGAGGGTGGGAACTCCGCACACGAGATCCGCACCTGGGTAGCGGCTTTCGCGGCGCTGGCGGCCGGCGGTGACTACCGCACCGGCCTGCGCTTCTACCGTGCCGCACCCGAGTTGATCGCGGGTTTCGCGATCCGGACGGCGGTGCTCGCGTGA
- a CDS encoding LLM class flavin-dependent oxidoreductase has translation MKISLFYEFPLPRPWSEDDEHQLFQHGLDEVEAADKAGFSTVWLTEHHFLEEYCHSTAPEMFLAAASQRTKDIRLGFGVMHLPPPINHPARIAERIATLDHLSNGRVEFGTGEGSSVAELGGFNIDPADKRAQWEEALEVSIRCMTEAPFTGFKGEHVEMPARNVIPKPLQSPHPPVWVACTRPSSVQMAAQKAIGALSFAYTGPEALKDRVDGYYKEFEEKGAPITPAINPNLLAIGGDLSMMVAKSDEEALKRLGIGGGFFSFGIMHYYLTGMHTPGRTGVWELYEKAVKEDPTLAYGPGRGAIGSPDTVREFLRGYEASGVDEIILLLNPRSHEGTMESIEIMGKEILPEFIERDEKAVKDKAKRLEPVVEKVESRRQPSDAPMFDETYSFGGLPTGRGGKFTAGEIPEAMAEINEGRVKAAEAEKRAREQAG, from the coding sequence ATGAAAATCTCGCTGTTCTACGAATTCCCGCTGCCGCGGCCGTGGTCGGAGGATGACGAGCACCAGTTGTTCCAGCACGGACTAGACGAGGTCGAGGCCGCAGACAAGGCGGGCTTCTCGACGGTCTGGCTGACCGAGCACCACTTCCTCGAGGAGTACTGCCACTCGACCGCGCCGGAGATGTTCCTCGCGGCGGCCAGCCAGCGCACCAAGGACATCCGGCTCGGGTTCGGCGTCATGCACCTTCCGCCGCCCATCAACCATCCGGCCCGCATCGCGGAGCGGATCGCCACCCTCGACCACCTGTCCAACGGCCGGGTGGAGTTCGGCACGGGTGAGGGATCGTCGGTCGCCGAACTCGGCGGCTTCAACATCGACCCGGCCGACAAGCGCGCGCAGTGGGAGGAGGCCCTCGAGGTCTCGATCCGCTGTATGACCGAGGCGCCGTTCACCGGATTCAAGGGCGAGCACGTCGAAATGCCCGCCCGCAACGTGATCCCCAAGCCGCTGCAGAGTCCGCACCCGCCGGTCTGGGTGGCGTGCACCCGCCCGTCCTCGGTCCAGATGGCCGCCCAGAAGGCCATCGGCGCACTGAGTTTCGCCTACACCGGTCCCGAAGCGTTGAAGGATCGGGTGGACGGCTACTACAAGGAGTTCGAGGAGAAGGGTGCGCCGATCACCCCGGCGATCAACCCGAACCTGCTGGCCATCGGCGGTGACCTGTCGATGATGGTCGCCAAGTCCGACGAGGAGGCGCTCAAACGGCTCGGCATCGGCGGCGGCTTCTTCTCGTTCGGGATCATGCACTACTACCTGACCGGTATGCACACCCCCGGCCGAACCGGTGTGTGGGAACTGTACGAGAAGGCCGTCAAGGAGGATCCGACGCTCGCCTACGGTCCGGGACGCGGCGCGATCGGCTCGCCTGACACGGTCCGCGAGTTCCTGCGCGGCTACGAAGCCAGCGGCGTGGACGAGATCATCCTGCTGCTCAACCCCCGCAGCCACGAGGGCACGATGGAGTCCATCGAGATCATGGGCAAGGAGATCCTGCCCGAGTTCATCGAGCGCGACGAGAAGGCGGTCAAGGACAAGGCCAAGCGGCTGGAACCGGTCGTCGAGAAGGTCGAGTCCCGCCGCCAGCCGTCGGATGCGCCGATGTTCGACGAGACCTACTCGTTCGGCGGCCTGCCGACCGGCCGCGGCGGCAAGTTCACCGCGGGTGAGATCCCCGAGGCGATGGCCGAGATCAACGAGGGCCGGGTGAAGGCCGCGGAGGCGGAGAAGCGGGCCCGCGAGCAGGCGGGCTGA
- a CDS encoding IclR family transcriptional regulator: MGDGKVPDKLAAGSQTLARGLSALQAVATAPGGLTVQQVADYVGVHRTIAYRLLGTLTQFRYVAKGEDGRYRPAAGLALLGSSFDNNVRALSVPVLRGLADELGTTVSLLVAEGDQQVAVAVISPTNVYYHLSFHEGSRYPLDRGAAGIALLASMPPRPGERELVPRAREQGWVITHGEVEPNTYGLAVPVRRRPPSPPTCINLISHREDVVLDGKDAVIAAAKELAAIL; this comes from the coding sequence ATGGGAGACGGGAAGGTGCCCGACAAACTCGCGGCGGGATCGCAGACCCTCGCGAGGGGTCTGTCGGCGCTGCAGGCCGTGGCCACCGCGCCGGGCGGGCTTACGGTCCAGCAGGTGGCCGACTACGTCGGCGTGCACCGGACGATCGCCTACCGACTGCTGGGCACGCTCACCCAGTTCCGCTACGTCGCCAAGGGCGAGGACGGCCGGTACCGGCCGGCGGCCGGACTCGCGCTGCTCGGTTCGTCGTTCGACAACAACGTGCGGGCACTGAGCGTGCCGGTGCTGCGCGGGCTGGCCGACGAACTCGGCACCACCGTCTCCCTGCTCGTCGCCGAGGGCGATCAACAGGTGGCGGTCGCGGTGATAAGCCCGACGAATGTGTACTACCACTTGTCTTTCCACGAGGGCAGCCGTTATCCGCTCGACCGCGGTGCGGCCGGTATCGCGCTGCTGGCGAGCATGCCGCCGCGTCCCGGCGAACGGGAACTCGTGCCCCGGGCCCGCGAACAGGGCTGGGTGATCACCCACGGAGAGGTGGAACCCAACACCTACGGCCTGGCCGTACCGGTGCGCCGGCGGCCGCCGTCACCGCCGACGTGCATCAACCTGATCTCGCACCGGGAGGACGTCGTGCTGGACGGGAAGGACGCGGTGATCGCCGCCGCCAAGGAACTCGCCGCCATCCTCTGA
- a CDS encoding bifunctional 3-(3-hydroxy-phenyl)propionate/3-hydroxycinnamic acid hydroxylase gives MTPATERDDTDTDVVIVGAGPVGLTLANILGLQGVRTMIVEERATLIDYPRGVGLDDEALRTFQAIGLVDKVLPHTVPNQILRFFDGNRRLLAEMAPPDARFGWPKRNGFVQPMVDAELHAGLARFPHVEVRWGHRMAECEETADGVTVRLDGDPTPVRARYLVGCDGGRSATRRLMGVSFDGTTSPTRWLVVDIANDPLGHPNSEVGADPARPYASISIAHGIRRFEFMIHADETDEQAEDPAFIHRMLGLLVPHPERVEVIRHRVYTHHSRIAGAFRKGRMFLAGDAAHLMPVWQGQGYNSGIRDAANLGWKLAAVVDGRAGDALLDTYDVERRKHARAMIDLSTMVGRVISPTNRHVAAVRDKLIRGASVVPTLKRYVLEMRFKPMPRYEQGAVFHPEAPSPTSPAGTLFIQPRVDSRDAQNVLLDEVLGTGFAVLCWNNNPRALLGADLFDRWKALGARFVAARPLTQLHWTGHDDPDVTVIGDRTGALKGWFDAHAESVLFLRPDRCIAGACIAQRAPEVSTALFGVLHLTQGGGNGHHGADRPVLHVAQSATEPSGTVAGTP, from the coding sequence ATGACCCCGGCCACCGAACGAGACGACACCGACACCGACGTCGTCATCGTCGGCGCCGGCCCGGTGGGCCTGACGCTGGCGAACATCCTCGGCCTCCAGGGCGTACGCACCATGATCGTCGAGGAGCGCGCCACGCTCATCGACTACCCGCGCGGAGTCGGGCTCGACGACGAGGCGCTGCGGACCTTCCAGGCGATCGGACTGGTGGACAAGGTCCTGCCGCACACCGTGCCGAACCAGATCCTGCGATTCTTCGACGGCAACCGGCGACTGCTCGCGGAGATGGCGCCGCCGGACGCACGGTTCGGCTGGCCCAAACGCAACGGTTTCGTGCAACCCATGGTGGATGCCGAACTGCACGCCGGATTGGCGCGATTCCCCCACGTCGAGGTGCGCTGGGGGCACAGGATGGCCGAATGCGAGGAGACCGCGGACGGTGTGACGGTGCGACTGGACGGTGACCCCACACCGGTGCGGGCGCGCTATCTGGTCGGCTGCGACGGTGGACGCAGTGCGACCCGGCGCCTGATGGGGGTGTCCTTCGACGGCACCACCTCCCCGACACGCTGGCTGGTCGTCGACATCGCCAACGATCCGCTCGGCCACCCCAACAGTGAGGTCGGCGCCGATCCGGCCCGGCCGTACGCATCGATCTCGATCGCGCACGGAATCCGCCGCTTCGAGTTCATGATCCACGCCGACGAGACCGACGAACAGGCCGAGGACCCCGCGTTCATCCACCGGATGCTGGGGCTGCTGGTGCCCCATCCCGAACGTGTCGAGGTCATCCGGCACCGGGTCTACACCCACCACTCCCGGATCGCCGGCGCCTTCCGCAAGGGCCGGATGTTCCTGGCCGGTGACGCCGCGCACCTGATGCCGGTGTGGCAGGGCCAGGGGTACAACAGCGGAATCCGCGACGCCGCGAACCTCGGCTGGAAACTCGCCGCGGTGGTCGACGGGCGCGCCGGTGACGCCCTGCTCGACACCTACGACGTCGAGCGCCGCAAACACGCCAGGGCGATGATCGACCTGTCCACCATGGTCGGACGGGTCATCTCACCGACCAACCGGCACGTCGCGGCGGTGCGCGACAAGCTGATTCGCGGCGCATCGGTGGTACCCACCCTCAAGCGCTACGTGCTGGAGATGCGGTTCAAGCCGATGCCCCGTTACGAGCAGGGCGCGGTCTTCCATCCGGAGGCGCCCTCGCCCACCTCGCCGGCGGGCACGCTGTTCATCCAACCGCGCGTCGACAGCCGCGACGCGCAGAACGTGTTGCTCGACGAGGTGCTCGGCACCGGGTTCGCGGTGTTGTGCTGGAACAACAACCCGCGCGCACTCCTGGGTGCCGACCTCTTCGACCGGTGGAAGGCGCTCGGTGCCAGATTCGTCGCGGCCCGCCCTCTGACACAGTTGCACTGGACCGGTCACGACGATCCCGACGTCACCGTGATCGGCGACCGCACCGGCGCGCTGAAGGGCTGGTTCGACGCCCACGCCGAATCGGTGCTGTTCCTGCGCCCCGACCGTTGTATCGCCGGCGCCTGCATCGCGCAGCGTGCCCCCGAAGTGAGCACCGCCCTGTTCGGGGTGCTCCATCTGACCCAGGGAGGAGGCAATGGTCACCATGGCGCAGATCGCCCTGTGCTGCACGTCGCACAGTCCGCTACTGAACCTTCCGGGACCGTCGCGGGAACTCCTTGA
- a CDS encoding cytochrome C oxidase subunit IV family protein has protein sequence MSVSVNMRLLLVWVVLSALTVVYVWLDHGADQDGTLKASSVVTVGAIVIALIKVRIIFREFMEVRHAPAWLCRLTDGWVVLIGTALIGTYLVGAALSA, from the coding sequence GTGAGCGTTTCGGTCAACATGAGGTTGCTGCTCGTCTGGGTCGTGCTGTCGGCGCTGACCGTGGTGTACGTCTGGTTGGATCACGGCGCTGATCAAGACGGGACCCTCAAGGCGAGCAGTGTGGTCACCGTCGGCGCGATCGTCATCGCGCTCATCAAGGTGCGCATCATCTTTCGGGAGTTCATGGAGGTGCGCCATGCCCCCGCATGGCTGTGCCGACTCACCGATGGGTGGGTCGTCCTCATCGGAACCGCCTTGATCGGCACATATCTCGTGGGCGCGGCGCTGTCGGCCTAG
- a CDS encoding cytochrome c oxidase subunit 3, whose translation MTDLAGSRPRQLDQDPVKSVPGQPDMWLFVLFESLLFTGYLSVYLFSRTHNQELFLQSQADLDLRIGVFNTIALLLSSWAIARCVQASRAGAYRSALTNAFLTILFGLAFLVAKVIEWVKEIGIGNTFTSDEFFQHYFFLTSIHCIHVLIGFVVLGVVVYQLRSPLRRSQQLVETGATYWHTVDFLWVLIFASLYVVR comes from the coding sequence ATGACCGACCTCGCCGGCTCGAGGCCGCGTCAGTTGGACCAGGACCCGGTGAAATCCGTACCCGGACAGCCGGACATGTGGTTGTTCGTGCTGTTCGAGTCGTTGCTCTTCACCGGATATCTCTCGGTCTACCTCTTCTCCCGCACACACAATCAAGAGCTCTTCCTGCAGTCGCAGGCGGATCTGGATCTCCGCATCGGAGTCTTCAACACCATCGCCCTGCTGTTGAGTTCGTGGGCGATCGCCCGTTGCGTGCAGGCGTCCCGCGCGGGCGCCTACCGGTCGGCGTTGACCAACGCGTTCCTGACGATCCTCTTCGGGCTGGCGTTCCTGGTCGCCAAGGTGATCGAGTGGGTCAAGGAGATCGGCATCGGCAACACGTTCACCAGCGACGAGTTCTTCCAGCACTACTTCTTCCTGACATCGATCCACTGCATACACGTCTTGATCGGCTTCGTGGTTCTCGGTGTGGTCGTGTACCAGTTGCGGAGCCCGCTGCGGCGATCCCAGCAGCTGGTGGAGACGGGTGCGACGTATTGGCACACCGTCGATTTCCTGTGGGTCCTGATCTTTGCGTCACTCTACGTCGTGAGGTGA
- a CDS encoding FAD-binding protein, whose amino-acid sequence MTAALTAHSCGLDTLVVEKAAHFGGSTALSGGGIWVPGAPSQRKAGYTPDPDAVFGYLKRITGGLVSDARLRTYVDAAPQMMEFLENLSPWFEFVWKPGYADYYPELPGGSELGSTINVPAIDLRRLEEDEQHLLQPLALAPKGIWFAPKDLRLFYQVRQNWRGKAVLVKLIWRMVRARVFGDRMAAIGQSLAARMRLAMKQENIPLWLDAPMTELITGPDGEVVGAVVETAGRAVRIGARRGVILAAGGFDHDMDWRREHLPVLEKDWSFGNPANLGDGIRAAEKVGAATELLDEAWWFPAMCWPDGRLQFMLNERMMPAQFVVNGDGKRFINEAAPYMDFAHAMIDGQRSGVEHIPCWLITDIRSFRRYVVGGHLPIPKVPFAPVPTGWKVPRAWLDSGVVKEAHSWDEMAAKIGVPAENLRRTAERFNELARKGHDDDFNRGDSAYDNYYGDPTLPNPNLHPLGKPPYYAFQIILGDLGTSGGLRTDEYARVLRDDDSAVPGLYAVGNNSAAVMGRSYAGAGATIGPAMTFGYVAARHIAAKDAAAQPDSGTAHVDHQAQPSPGPSPIGGST is encoded by the coding sequence ATGACCGCCGCGTTGACAGCTCACTCGTGCGGGCTGGACACGCTGGTGGTCGAGAAGGCCGCGCACTTCGGCGGATCGACCGCGCTCTCGGGCGGCGGGATCTGGGTGCCGGGTGCGCCGTCGCAGCGCAAGGCCGGCTACACACCCGACCCGGACGCGGTCTTCGGGTATCTCAAGCGGATCACCGGGGGGCTGGTCAGCGATGCGCGCCTGCGCACCTACGTCGACGCCGCCCCGCAGATGATGGAGTTCCTCGAGAACCTCAGCCCGTGGTTCGAATTCGTCTGGAAGCCCGGCTACGCCGACTACTACCCGGAACTGCCGGGCGGCTCCGAACTCGGCAGCACGATCAACGTGCCGGCCATCGACCTGCGCCGGCTCGAGGAGGACGAACAGCACCTGCTCCAGCCGTTGGCGCTGGCGCCGAAGGGAATCTGGTTCGCGCCCAAGGACCTTCGCCTCTTCTATCAGGTGCGGCAGAACTGGCGCGGCAAGGCCGTCCTGGTCAAGCTGATCTGGCGGATGGTGCGGGCGCGGGTGTTCGGCGACCGGATGGCCGCCATCGGCCAGTCCCTGGCCGCGCGGATGCGGCTGGCCATGAAGCAGGAGAACATCCCGCTGTGGCTCGACGCGCCGATGACCGAGTTGATCACCGGTCCCGACGGCGAGGTGGTCGGTGCGGTCGTCGAGACGGCCGGGCGCGCGGTCCGGATCGGCGCGCGCCGCGGCGTCATCCTGGCCGCCGGCGGGTTCGACCACGACATGGACTGGCGCAGAGAGCATCTGCCGGTTCTGGAGAAGGACTGGAGCTTCGGTAACCCGGCCAACCTGGGCGACGGTATCCGCGCGGCCGAGAAGGTCGGCGCCGCAACCGAACTGCTCGACGAGGCGTGGTGGTTCCCGGCGATGTGCTGGCCCGACGGGCGGCTGCAGTTCATGCTCAACGAACGCATGATGCCCGCGCAGTTCGTCGTCAACGGCGACGGGAAGCGCTTCATCAACGAGGCCGCACCGTACATGGATTTCGCGCACGCGATGATCGACGGCCAGCGGTCCGGTGTGGAGCACATCCCGTGCTGGCTGATCACCGACATCCGGTCGTTCCGCCGCTATGTGGTGGGCGGGCACCTGCCCATCCCGAAGGTGCCCTTCGCGCCGGTGCCCACCGGGTGGAAGGTGCCCAGGGCCTGGCTGGATTCCGGGGTGGTCAAGGAAGCCCACTCGTGGGACGAGATGGCCGCCAAGATCGGCGTGCCTGCCGAGAACCTGCGCCGGACAGCCGAACGGTTCAACGAGCTCGCGCGCAAGGGACACGACGACGACTTCAACCGTGGCGACAGCGCGTACGACAACTACTACGGCGACCCGACGCTGCCGAACCCCAACCTTCACCCGCTGGGCAAGCCGCCGTACTACGCGTTCCAGATCATCCTCGGTGACCTCGGCACATCGGGCGGCCTGCGCACCGACGAGTACGCCCGGGTGCTGCGCGACGACGATTCGGCGGTGCCCGGCCTGTACGCGGTGGGCAACAACTCGGCCGCCGTGATGGGCCGCAGCTACGCCGGTGCGGGCGCGACGATCGGGCCCGCCATGACGTTCGGCTACGTCGCCGCCAGACACATCGCGGCGAAAGACGCCGCCGCGCAGCCGGATTCCGGCACCGCGCACGTCGACCACCAAGCTCAACCCAGTCCAGGGCCGTCACCCATCGGAGGAAGCACATGA